CGGGGAACCGGCAGGCCATCCCGACGATCGCGATGGGCTCGTTCTGCGTGGGACTGCGTTCGGCACGTTCGGCGCGTCCGGGCACAAAAGCCTCGAGATCGCTCGCCCCACCGGCCAGGTGACGCGCCAGCGCCTTTGGGGTCGGGTGTTGCCACACCAGGACGGGCGACAGGGGGCGCCCGAGCGCCTGCGCCAGGTCCGCGAGCATGCCTGTCGCGCCCTGCGAATCGAGACCATAACGATTGAATCGTTCACGGACATCGATGGATCGCGGCTCGATGCGCAGCCGCTCCGCGAGAAGGGATGCGATCAAGGTGCGGAGGTCATCCTCCGTCAGCGCTGGCAGCCGCGGATGGGTCAGCTTGTTGGTCATTTCGAGGTGTTCGCCTGCGTGAGATGTGGATGCAGGCGGAGTATAGTTGCCAGTCCTCCCATTCGCCCTCTGCGTACAGCCGAGGGCGGATGAGGCATCGAGCCGAGCCATGGTTCCGTCTCCCATGGGCCGACACCTTGGCTGTCGGGGCATTGGCGGCGCCATGACGTCGCACCACCCTCGGGGAGTCCTTGCCATGTGAAGTGGCACAACCCGCCCTCGCGCTGGACCGCCAGCGAGGGACACCTCACCCTCGAGACGGGCGACCAGACGGACTTCTGGCGCGAGACCCACTACGGCTTCATCCGCGACAGCGGGCACTTCTTCCACCAGGAGGTGGAGGGCGATTTCACCGCGACGATCCGGTTCTCGGGAGAGTACCGGGCGCTGTACGACCAGGCCGGGTTGATGGTCCGGTTGGACGAGCGCCACTGGATCAAGGCCGGCATCGAGTACACCGATGGAGTGCAACACCTCAGCGTGGTGGTGACGCGAGGGTTCTCCGACTGATGGGCGAGCGCGGGGCGCGCCAGATTCAGCGCGCGACGAACCTCGCGG
This is a stretch of genomic DNA from Archangium violaceum. It encodes these proteins:
- a CDS encoding DUF1349 domain-containing protein; translation: MKWHNPPSRWTASEGHLTLETGDQTDFWRETHYGFIRDSGHFFHQEVEGDFTATIRFSGEYRALYDQAGLMVRLDERHWIKAGIEYTDGVQHLSVVVTRGFSD